The genomic region CAACTACAAATATATAAAAAGTGCCTAGTTTGATCTCAATAAATAAAAGGACCGAGGAAGTAACACTTAGAAGTCAATCTACATTGCTTCACGTTATCGTAATTGAAAGAATCATTATGTATTTACTTGTAAAATCAATAAAGCAACACATTAATAATATCTAAAATATTCAACTAAAAAAGGGTTGAATTCTTGGATCAAAAACTCAAAAAtctcaattaaaaaaaaaacaaactaaaatgataagcattaaattaaattaatgttctAAGTGTTCTTACTAGCATATAATAGCAATGAGAAATCAACAGAATCTTGATCTTTTTGAGCCAATTTTTCTTCCAACCAAAGCCTACTTTCACCACCACTTCTTACCTTAAACATAAACACTCCAAACCCAGAAACACTGTTAAAGAACCAATCATGAACATCCCACATCAAATCAATCAACAATCCATCAATAAAAACTGTTTGATTTCCCCTAAAATTCCACTGCAATTTCCTTACTTTCATAACATTCCTCTTATCAATACTCACATATAAAACAGGCTGTTTAATCTTATCTTGGTCTTCACTGCACCTGATCACAATATCATGTTGTATCCCAAACTCACAGAACTGTACTTTAGTACAGTACAGTGTATTTCCTGAGTAATGCTCTCGTCTCGAAACAACGGAAGTTTTTGGCCATGGTGTTGGACCCTTTAGTCTCTTGGTGGCGGCTTCGTGTGCCAGGTCACCAAGAGTTAAGGCCAATTGACTGTCTACATTTACTAAAATGTAGTACCCATCTACAGGTTCAGGACCTGTATGGTATGTAGCTGATGACAGGTCCCAAAACAAGTCGATTTTGGATAAATCAGAGGTTTGGAATGATTTCTGACCTTTTTTCTTTCGAAAAAGGCGGGAAAATGTATTCAATCTAAATGAATTCGAGGGGTCGTCAGTGTTTCCGAAATTCATACTGAGACCCCCTTGACCTAACTGATTCCTGCACCAAGTGACTGTAATTAAAAACTGTTTTTGGGTCAGGATCAGGGTTGTTTTGTAGAGGTAAACGACAGCGTTTTGTATAGCAGGACTGATGCTATGGTTTGTTGCAGCAGGAATGTAACTTGAACAAGTTGTTTCTGATACTTTTACAGCATGCTCACTGAAACATGTTACCATGTCCCTCATTTTTAATTCTAGGAGAAGAGAATTGTAGGAATATAAGGACTTACCTTTATGCCGAATTATAACAGTAACACCCACTATTAATGTGGCCGTTACAAAATTCAATACGATTTAAGAAATATCACTATAAATtgcatgaaaatgaaagaaatttgaagaaattgcaAAAGGGTGTTATACTAGAAATTGCAGGAAAAGAAGGAGATCCAAATGTTGTGACAAACTCCCATATATATGTATTTATTATGATTCCATGTTTGTGTTATTAATAAGTGATGGATGGATTTGTATTTTAATATCAAAGGAAAGAGAATAGAAGGTTGGAGCAGAGGATTCTTTGTCCTGCCAGTTCATATATCCTTTAAAAATATGAGATTAAAGAAAGTTGAAGGGAAGGAGGGGACCCATGAGGGTTTTTAATTGAATTATGGAATTTGATCTATTCAATAAAATTCTCATGTCATTATGATATTTTAACGTCAAAGTGGCAATTTGTCCTCCTTAACTTTGTTCAATGATGAAATCAGATTTTTAACTTTTAATTGTAGAAAATAACCCctttaaatttaacaaaaagtgAAATTGAAACCAAATTTTTAATTTTCATTTAAATATCAACAAAAAATCATTTTACATTTATATCATATAACTAATATCACATAAAAATGCCTAATTTTAACtttattaatttatataaaattagTCATCCACCTAAAAAATAATTTTACATTCATttataataaacaaaataaaaatatgagaaaagttATGAATTATTTTTACATTCATAATAAATTGTCTAACAATtgtaaaattatataaaaaaacaTTCGCTATTAaaattatatattttataaaagTTGTAAGCTTATCAAAGataaattttgtaatttattaattaaattataaaatgaatttGGGTGGAATTTCATGAGCAATCAAACAATAGAATTTAATTTCACTTTTTGTTAAAATTAAGGGGGTTCATTGCTACAATTGAAAGTTAAGAGGTCTCATTTCAccattgaacaaagttaagggggCAAATTGTCACTTTCACGAATATTTTAATCGGTTTTTCTAATGTGTATCCTTAAGTTCTAAGGACACACGATAAGAAGCTAATTGTAGAATGGTTctaaagaatactatagtatagTACTTCGTATATCATAACGTTTCTCTAGTTAGTTTGTTAATGTGTGGCTTAAGGGCACAAGGTTAGATATAATTAACATTTTTGCTGTGAGATCTAAGTGCATAATTAAACTGTCTTGAGTAATAAAATCATGATCGGATAATATTTACCCGGCTTACATTTAGTTTAAGGAGTGATTTGCCATAAtcatcaatatctatctatctatattattaaaggaagcttttttcgaggcACGAGAGAGTCTCCAACTATTCTAAAACACTAAATAAAATaaagataaaagaaaaaaaatctttTAAAGAAAAAGTAATtggtattattaaaaaaaatgaggTTTAGTGTGACAAAAAGATTGAGTTTGAGTTGGACAAAAATTCAGAAGTTAAAATCAAACCAAACGGCAAACGCTCTAACATAATTCTATATATACCCCATATATTGCCTACCAATTATATGTAGCTTAACTCACATAGTCACATGTACGTAAAAATCGGTGGAATGGTTTGATATAAAACATTGTTGATAAAATAAGGATGAAACTCCCCATTATGATCTTAGTGATGGTGTTTGTATGAGAATCAGAATAAGAGATCAATTTATAACTTAGCAAATTCATTAAGAAAACAAAAACTAATCCCTATGTTCGAAATTCATTCGTGAAAACAAACTCAATAACTACACCATTTTATTTATGCATTACCAATTTTTGCTATAAAAGCAAACTCATTTACATGAATTAGTTAGATTAACAATAAAATACTAATTCGTGTTTGTAAAACACACACATATGACCTATATTTTTACGCTTCTT from Silene latifolia isolate original U9 population chromosome 3, ASM4854445v1, whole genome shotgun sequence harbors:
- the LOC141647948 gene encoding uncharacterized protein LOC141647948, with product MRDMVTCFSEHAVKVSETTCSSYIPAATNHSISPAIQNAVVYLYKTTLILTQKQFLITVTWCRNQLGQGGLSMNFGNTDDPSNSFRLNTFSRLFRKKKGQKSFQTSDLSKIDLFWDLSSATYHTGPEPVDGYYILVNVDSQLALTLGDLAHEAATKRLKGPTPWPKTSVVSRREHYSGNTLYCTKVQFCEFGIQHDIVIRCSEDQDKIKQPVLYVSIDKRNVMKVRKLQWNFRGNQTVFIDGLLIDLMWDVHDWFFNSVSGFGVFMFKVRSGGESRLWLEEKLAQKDQDSVDFSLLLYASKNT